The genome window TACAAGAAGCCTTTAAAATACCTCATCATTACGAGCTAGTTGTTGGTGATATCACTTCTTGACTGATGAATTCAAGACGATGGGAGCTACAGAGAGATATCTAAGGCCTCTTGAAAATCCTTGAAGCTCTGAAATCAGCTTAACCGAGGACAGTGGTAAATGGCAGAGTTCTGAAGGGGTAACCAGAAGTGAGTGTGGTTGGGTAAGTGAGTGGGAAGTTCTGGTAGGTGAAGGTTGTTGGTGCAACTGTTCCGGTGCTGACAGCTGGGTAAGCGAAACCAGTAACTCCAGTGGTTGTGGTCAGGAGCTGAGGATCAGCCTCTGGGTCAGCTGAGCGCTTGGCACGGGCCACAACCTCTCCCTTGGGGATCTCAGCCTTGGCACTGGACACTACAGGGTAAAGGTAAGGCATGTGGGTGGCGTAAGGGGAAAGTCCAGTGGTGAAAGGCCATGTTCCTACAAGTGGAGAAACTCCACCGAATGGGATGGTCTGTGGGACAGTGTAAGTGCTGACAGCAGCGGGAAGGCCAGCATAATTGTATTTAAGGGTAGTTGGGATTGTAGCAACAGCAGCTGGGATGGTGGCTGCTGGAGTAGCAATAGCGCCAAGTGTGCTTGGGAAGTTGATGGCTGGCTCGGGATCAGCAGAACGCTTCTGGCGGGCAGCGGTTTCCTCAGCAGGCTTGGCAGCTACTACAGTAGGAATGGAGTATGGGTAATATCCATAGTTGAAAGGAAGGGCGGCCTTTAACAATGGAGTGCTGGGAAGGGCAGCCTTTACCAATGGAATGCCAGCATAGGGATATGTTGCAGTGTAAGTGCTGATCACATCTCCTTCAGCCTTGATCGTCGGGGTCAGCAGAGGTGTGCTGTAAGGCATGATCAGCTGGGGCTCAGCGGCCACCAGACCCAAAAG of Macrobrachium rosenbergii isolate ZJJX-2024 chromosome 59, ASM4041242v1, whole genome shotgun sequence contains these proteins:
- the LOC136837723 gene encoding uncharacterized protein, with the translated sequence MKVVAVLCLLGLVAAEPQLIMPYSTPLLTPTIKAEGDVISTYTATYPYAGIPLVKAALPSTPLLKAALPFNYGYYPYSIPTVVAAKPAEETAARQKRSADPEPAINFPSTLGAIATPAATIPAAVATIPTTLKYNYAGLPAAVSTYTVPQTIPFGGVSPLVGTWPFTTGLSPYATHMPYLYPVVSSAKAEIPKGEVVARAKRSADPEADPQLLTTTTGVTGFAYPAVSTGTVAPTTFTYQNFPLTYPTTLTSGYPFRTLPFTTVLG